DNA from Aliarcobacter skirrowii CCUG 10374:
ATGTTTTTTGTAGGAAAGCATCTTATAACTTGGCTTTTAAAATTTGCATCAGATAGTAGAATTGATGAGATATTTATAGGAGCAGTTTTATCAATAGTTGTAGGTGCTTCTTTACTTGCAGAATATTTAGGTTTTACATACTCACTTGGAGCTTTTTTGGCTGGAGTTATTATTGCTGATACAAAATTTAATATAAAAGTTGAATCAGATATATCAAATTTTAAAGATCTGTTATTAGGAACATTTTTCTTTGCTGTTGGAACAAAAATAGATATTGTATATTTTTTAGAGAATATTCATATAGTTTTAGGAATTTTTCTTTTAGTTATGATTATAAAAGCTTTAGTTGTATATCTAATTATTAGAAGAAACTCAGATGCAGATACATCTATTAAAACAGCTATTGCTCTTTGTCAAATTGGTGAGTTCTCTTTTGTTATTTTGACTTTAGCTTCAAACAAAAATATAATAGATGAAAATACAGCTAGTTTTTTAATGTTGGTTTCAATTATTTCAATAATATTAACACCATTTTTACTAAATAAAATATCTCAAATATCAACTCTGTTTGCAAAAAATTTAAGAGTTGATGATATTAAAGTTGATGAAGAAAATCATATTATAGTTTGTGGATTCTCTATTTTAGGAAGAGTTGTTGCAAGAGATTTAAGTGAAAAAGATGTGCCTTTTATTATAGTTTCAAATGACTTTAGACATATTCAATTTGCATTAAGAATGGGTTATAGAGCATATCTTGGGGATTTGCAAAAATCTTCAATTTTAGAGGCTTTAAAAGTTGAAAAAAGTTCAAGTATTGTTTTAACAAATACTGATATAAAAAATAAGATTTTAATTTGTGATGAGATACTCAAATTTTATCCTGAAGCAAATATTATTATAAGTTATGAGTCTATGGATGAAAAAAGATTATTAAGAGATTTAAATATCAAAAAATTTGTTCATATCCACGAAGAGGTTGGAAAGTTACTTGTAGAAGATGCAATTACCTATTCAAGAACTAAACAAGAGCAAAAGAGCTAAAAAGCTCTTAAACTTTTTGATTTTTTAAAGAGTACAACTCCAATATTCTCATAATAATTGCACTAATATAAGGGATTGCTTGAATAAAAATAGTAGTTGCAAATACATAAATCTCTATTATTCCACTTTTGTTTGTGTATATTAAAGAGACAAAAGCAGTTAAAAGTAAAATTGCAAAAATCATCTCATATTTAATTGGACTTGAGCCTTTTTTGGCTTTTCCACCTTTTTGGGTTCTTTTAAAAGGAAGACCATCTTTTATGAATCCATCAAAGACAGCTTTAAATATTATTAACTGTAAACTCATAGATGCAATTGAGCTTAAAACTATCTGTTTAAAACTTGCTTTTACTTTTGATCTATAAAGAATAAAAGTATGCAAAACATTTACCAAAAATGCTGTAATAATTGGAATTGTAAGTGGAATTGTAGGAATTGTAACACCAACAAAAATAATAACTGGAACCCAAATAATATTCATAACAGCCATTACAGGACCCAATGCATCACTTAACCAAAAAAACCAACCAGTTATAAACTTATTTTTTTGATTAGGAGTTAATTTTTTAGAGCTTGGTTTAAACTCTTTGTAGTGTTTTTTAAGAATTTGAATTGCTCCATAAGCCCATCTATGCCTTTGAGTTTTAAATGCTTCAACACTATCAGGAAGCAAACCATATCCATATCTTCTATTTGTATAGTGAGCACTATAACCAGCTTCAAAAAGTCTAAGTCCTAACTCACTA
Protein-coding regions in this window:
- a CDS encoding cation:proton antiporter, with the protein product MEHFLITLFFTIFIATTLNIIFKRFGISHIIGYIVTGVIIGYAFHFNGVDVKNLETIGEFGIVFLMFTIGLEMSLSKIKRMKDILLINGFLQVVISTILIYIIAYFIFELSIEIALIVSLAFSLSSTAIVLPYLKSSKDIYTPYGEKSTAILIFQDLAVIPILLLISFLTNDNLSIQEVLLKTVISALIITVLMFFVGKHLITWLLKFASDSRIDEIFIGAVLSIVVGASLLAEYLGFTYSLGAFLAGVIIADTKFNIKVESDISNFKDLLLGTFFFAVGTKIDIVYFLENIHIVLGIFLLVMIIKALVVYLIIRRNSDADTSIKTAIALCQIGEFSFVILTLASNKNIIDENTASFLMLVSIISIILTPFLLNKISQISTLFAKNLRVDDIKVDEENHIIVCGFSILGRVVARDLSEKDVPFIIVSNDFRHIQFALRMGYRAYLGDLQKSSILEALKVEKSSSIVLTNTDIKNKILICDEILKFYPEANIIISYESMDEKRLLRDLNIKKFVHIHEEVGKLLVEDAITYSRTKQEQKS